A genome region from Hydrogenoanaerobacterium saccharovorans includes the following:
- a CDS encoding M23/M56 family metallopeptidase — MLNFFYRTILPLTMAGSATMLVLLVLTPLVKQVWNSTWQYYARLIPLVVFIVPFHVLPFQQRPHEMPADAHVHITAVNQLFEAVVQPPLPTPSNTVTPLHVVAGVWAVGALLFAMYKLFVWARFYQSVRHCSATVTDSTLTQQLDWCKGNLHIKRNVGVRVCEQVGSPMLMGIFQPAIILPNPKICKQECELIFLHELTHCKRRDLVYKLAALFVNALHWFNPLMYLLSRQINELCELSCDETLVQYMDKEQRRAYGFAILNQMNGKRWRVPDVVSGFIGGKKLMKRRLHLIMSVQKTKKLLLFVGICAVIGLSTVGVFTASAFNPKTPKPQQMAMSNEATDYGSSEILLEPEQEFEDSAEDLATVIDDSKYLGEPKISLIKPVTDGWVSASFWSYEKHMGTDYTAPEGTDILAAASGTVAFAKDTEYGYGKHIILDHGDGITTLYAHCKELLVEPGDVVQQGDVIAVVGKTGTATGYHCHFEVRVNGKYADGEKWIEA; from the coding sequence ATGCTAAACTTTTTTTATCGCACAATATTGCCGCTTACGATGGCAGGTTCAGCAACCATGCTCGTTTTGCTCGTTCTTACTCCACTTGTAAAACAAGTTTGGAACAGTACATGGCAGTACTATGCGCGGCTAATCCCGCTTGTGGTATTTATTGTGCCGTTTCATGTGTTGCCTTTTCAGCAGCGCCCGCACGAAATGCCCGCTGATGCACATGTTCATATAACGGCGGTAAACCAATTGTTTGAAGCCGTTGTACAACCGCCTTTGCCTACACCGAGTAACACGGTAACACCGTTGCATGTGGTGGCTGGGGTATGGGCAGTTGGTGCGTTGCTGTTTGCAATGTACAAGCTGTTTGTTTGGGCGCGGTTTTACCAAAGTGTACGTCATTGCAGTGCCACGGTTACCGACAGCACATTAACACAACAGTTGGATTGGTGCAAAGGGAACCTGCATATAAAGCGCAACGTGGGGGTTAGAGTGTGTGAACAGGTGGGCAGCCCCATGCTGATGGGCATTTTTCAACCTGCTATTATCCTGCCCAACCCCAAGATTTGCAAGCAAGAATGCGAATTGATTTTTTTACACGAACTAACTCACTGCAAGCGCAGAGACTTAGTTTATAAGCTTGCGGCACTGTTTGTAAATGCACTGCATTGGTTTAACCCGCTGATGTATCTTTTAAGCAGGCAGATAAATGAGCTGTGCGAACTTTCGTGTGATGAAACACTGGTACAGTATATGGATAAGGAGCAGCGCAGGGCATATGGTTTTGCGATTCTCAACCAAATGAACGGTAAACGGTGGAGAGTTCCCGATGTAGTGTCTGGTTTCATAGGAGGAAAGAAACTTATGAAAAGGAGATTGCATTTAATTATGAGTGTTCAAAAAACAAAAAAGCTGTTGTTGTTTGTTGGTATCTGTGCGGTCATCGGTTTAAGCACAGTGGGCGTATTTACAGCAAGTGCGTTCAACCCTAAAACACCAAAGCCCCAACAGATGGCTATGAGCAACGAGGCAACCGATTATGGCAGCAGTGAAATTTTGCTTGAGCCCGAACAAGAATTTGAAGATTCTGCCGAAGATTTGGCTACTGTGATTGATGACTCTAAATATTTAGGAGAGCCTAAAATCTCGCTGATTAAGCCGGTGACGGATGGTTGGGTTTCCGCATCCTTTTGGAGCTATGAAAAGCACATGGGTACAGATTATACAGCGCCTGAAGGTACGGACATTCTTGCGGCTGCAAGCGGAACCGTTGCATTTGCGAAAGATACGGAATATGGTTATGGCAAACATATTATTCTTGACCATGGCGATGGAATAACTACGCTTTATGCACACTGCAAAGAACTTTTGGTAGAGCCGGGTGACGTGGTGCAGCAAGGCGATGTGATTGCAGTTGTAGGTAAAACGGGCACTGCTACAGGCTACCATTGCCACTTTGAAGTACGCGTGAACGGTAAATATGCTGACGGCGAAAAGTGGATAGAAGCATAA
- a CDS encoding sodium-dependent transporter, which produces MSQSPKHNRGQFTSSLGFILAAAGSAIGLGNLWKFPYIAGNSGGGFFIVFYILFALILGVPIMLAEMSIGRKTELNPIGAFQKLNKKWTFVGVLCCVCSFIILSYYSVVGGWVMKYIFAYLTGGKFGSDTSAYFGKFVSSTFEPAIWHIFFMAFCAVVVIGGVAKGIEKASKFMLPCLFVLIVVVAARSVTLPGGMAGVKFLLVPRFDALGSLRELSNVMVLAMGQIFFSLSLGLGIAITYGSYLKKDSNLQKNAFYIVGLDTLMAVLSGLAILPAVFAFGFKPTAGPGLIFETLPSVFSSMPFGGLFGLLFFILVFFAAATSAIALLEVVAAYFIDHYHWSRIKATVLMAIIMGIIGIFASLSMGPLADFTIAGMNLFDAMGFLTDKIFMPIGAFCTCLFVGYVWGVDNVAAEVQQHGVKFHISRIFNICIKYIAPALILVIFVMGLIPA; this is translated from the coding sequence ATGTCCCAATCACCAAAACACAACCGAGGTCAGTTCACCTCATCACTCGGGTTTATTCTTGCAGCCGCAGGCTCTGCAATCGGGCTTGGCAACCTGTGGAAGTTCCCCTACATCGCCGGTAACAGCGGCGGTGGATTTTTTATTGTATTTTATATTTTATTCGCACTGATTCTCGGTGTTCCTATAATGCTCGCTGAAATGAGTATAGGCAGAAAAACAGAGCTTAATCCCATTGGTGCATTTCAAAAGTTGAACAAAAAATGGACGTTTGTCGGCGTTCTGTGCTGTGTTTGTTCTTTTATCATTCTCTCGTACTACAGCGTAGTTGGTGGGTGGGTGATGAAATATATTTTTGCTTACTTGACCGGCGGCAAATTCGGCTCGGATACCTCAGCTTATTTCGGAAAATTTGTATCCAGCACGTTTGAACCTGCCATTTGGCATATATTTTTTATGGCATTTTGTGCGGTAGTTGTTATAGGGGGCGTTGCCAAAGGCATTGAAAAGGCAAGCAAGTTTATGTTGCCCTGCCTTTTTGTTTTGATTGTAGTTGTGGCAGCGCGTTCAGTCACTTTACCGGGCGGTATGGCAGGTGTAAAATTTCTTCTTGTACCAAGATTTGATGCACTGGGCTCGCTGCGCGAACTCAGTAACGTTATGGTTCTTGCTATGGGGCAGATTTTCTTTAGCCTCAGCCTTGGCCTTGGTATTGCAATCACCTACGGCAGCTATTTAAAGAAAGATTCCAACCTGCAAAAAAATGCATTTTACATCGTAGGCCTCGATACATTAATGGCTGTTTTGTCCGGTCTTGCCATTCTTCCCGCCGTATTTGCATTTGGGTTTAAACCCACCGCGGGCCCCGGCCTTATTTTTGAAACACTTCCTTCTGTTTTCAGCTCCATGCCTTTCGGCGGGCTGTTCGGCCTTTTGTTCTTTATCCTGGTGTTCTTTGCAGCTGCTACCTCAGCTATTGCCTTGTTGGAGGTTGTTGCCGCTTACTTTATCGACCATTATCACTGGAGCCGTATTAAGGCAACGGTGCTAATGGCAATCATTATGGGCATTATCGGTATATTTGCATCGCTCTCGATGGGGCCGCTTGCAGACTTTACTATAGCCGGTATGAACTTGTTTGATGCAATGGGCTTTCTAACCGATAAGATCTTTATGCCGATTGGTGCATTTTGTACTTGTCTGTTTGTGGGCTACGTATGGGGTGTGGACAATGTTGCTGCAGAAGTACAGCAGCATGGCGTAAAATTCCATATTAGCCGCATATTCAATATATGCATAAAATATATTGCTCCGGCACTAATTCTTGTAATCTTTGTAATGGGGCTTATCCCTGCATAA
- a CDS encoding 2-dehydro-3-deoxyphosphogluconate aldolase, which produces MLFNLEVRQGQKNIFGGQYFECMKSPFLGTHGHIAMCTDDLAGAMEELKSKGFSFNMDTAAYDTDGRITNVYLAGEFAGFAIHIMQKK; this is translated from the coding sequence TTGCTTTTTAATCTTGAGGTGCGCCAAGGGCAAAAGAATATCTTTGGCGGGCAGTACTTCGAGTGTATGAAATCACCGTTTCTCGGTACACACGGTCATATCGCTATGTGTACCGATGACCTTGCAGGTGCAATGGAGGAGCTTAAGTCTAAGGGCTTCAGCTTCAACATGGATACCGCCGCCTACGACACTGACGGCAGAATAACGAATGTCTATCTTGCAGGTGAGTTTGCGGGTTTTGCAATCCACATTATGCAGAAGAAATGA
- a CDS encoding metallophosphoesterase, whose protein sequence is MSKLKRAILFVAANILFIITQVVTCVPVLAQEPASPSVRFGVISDVHLNDKSSQDYKEDKNLIKALTKFKQENIDALMVAGDIANSGKKGSYEKFNSIFNQVFDDPATRPQKLMVMGNHDYYGSIFPSLCRSRFKSAFGADINRTIVMNGYSFIGVSTNDRSTEGDFPSSTLNWLKQQIDNAIASDPNKPIFVFSHIPAINTNYMSDGWGNSELRNFLNSYPQVILFAGHTHCPLEDERSIDQTDFTSVATCTLSYTELENGKVNGSVPPRADEVAQGLIVDVTDSTVDIKKWDFHNDEQIKDDWMIDLPISKTDFIYGNTRADSRSAPEFAEGSSITVTNVTQNTASFTVPQGVHDDFVHSYRVKVINQTTNQVTSNQLWFSDFYLGIPQMAPTQTFTVSGLSKGTKYRVEIAAIESFGKESTPLTTTFTTEPTSIEGITPMPDLAKEQYLDSSIPKYFDSGETRTVINFENEGAA, encoded by the coding sequence ATGAGTAAACTTAAAAGAGCAATTCTGTTTGTAGCAGCAAATATTTTATTCATTATAACTCAAGTAGTAACCTGTGTACCTGTATTGGCACAGGAGCCGGCTTCACCAAGTGTACGGTTTGGTGTAATAAGCGATGTTCACCTCAATGATAAATCCTCACAAGATTACAAAGAAGATAAAAATTTAATCAAAGCACTTACGAAATTTAAGCAAGAAAATATTGATGCACTAATGGTTGCGGGAGATATTGCAAACAGCGGGAAAAAGGGATCATATGAAAAGTTCAATAGCATTTTCAATCAAGTATTTGATGACCCCGCTACCAGACCGCAAAAGTTAATGGTAATGGGGAATCACGATTACTATGGAAGCATATTCCCGTCTTTATGCCGGTCTCGTTTTAAATCGGCTTTCGGGGCGGATATCAATAGAACAATTGTGATGAATGGTTACAGTTTTATTGGCGTAAGCACCAATGACAGGTCTACAGAAGGTGATTTTCCATCAAGTACATTAAATTGGCTAAAACAGCAGATTGATAATGCCATTGCATCTGACCCCAACAAGCCTATCTTTGTTTTTTCGCATATCCCTGCAATTAACACAAATTATATGAGTGATGGTTGGGGAAATTCTGAACTCAGAAATTTTTTAAACAGTTATCCTCAAGTAATCCTGTTTGCGGGGCATACTCATTGCCCTTTAGAAGATGAACGTTCCATTGACCAGACAGATTTTACCTCCGTAGCTACATGCACATTAAGTTATACCGAACTTGAAAACGGCAAAGTAAATGGCAGTGTTCCTCCGCGTGCAGACGAAGTTGCCCAAGGGCTGATTGTTGATGTTACCGATTCGACAGTAGACATTAAAAAATGGGACTTTCATAACGATGAGCAAATAAAAGACGATTGGATGATTGATCTGCCAATATCAAAAACGGATTTTATTTACGGCAATACCAGGGCAGATTCAAGAAGTGCCCCAGAATTTGCTGAAGGCAGCAGCATTACCGTAACTAATGTTACTCAAAACACTGCATCGTTCACTGTTCCGCAAGGTGTTCATGATGATTTTGTTCATTCATACCGTGTTAAAGTAATCAATCAAACTACAAACCAAGTAACTTCCAATCAGTTGTGGTTTTCAGATTTTTATTTAGGTATTCCTCAAATGGCACCAACTCAAACCTTTACTGTCAGCGGGTTAAGCAAAGGAACAAAGTATCGTGTGGAAATAGCGGCAATTGAATCTTTTGGGAAAGAAAGCACTCCGTTAACCACCACCTTTACAACAGAACCTACTTCTATAGAAGGAATTACTCCAATGCCTGATTTGGCAAAAGAGCAGTATCTAGATTCATCTATCCCAAAATACTTCGACAGCGGTGAGACCAGAACGGTAATAAACTTTGAAAATGAGGGTGCAGCATGA
- a CDS encoding TVP38/TMEM64 family protein has translation MNREKLLKYLPLVAMAAIVVFFGAALKRISINDILSIAPHNYVLASLTILGLYAVKSVSVVFPLLVLYIAAGAMFPTLYAILLSAAGLFICIAIPYYIGRFSGSEAVGKLVKKYPKAQQLSDYSEKNGVFLSYLLRVVNILPGDIISMLLGASGMDFRTYVVGSILGLLPVMIPAVLVGKNLENPTSMQFILPFAVMIIISLASTVLYNRYKKRNRK, from the coding sequence ATGAACCGAGAAAAACTGCTTAAATATCTGCCACTTGTGGCAATGGCAGCTATCGTTGTATTTTTTGGTGCTGCCCTTAAGCGTATTTCAATTAACGATATTTTAAGCATAGCGCCCCACAACTACGTGTTGGCTTCGTTAACAATTTTAGGGCTGTATGCAGTTAAATCGGTATCGGTTGTTTTCCCTCTGTTGGTTTTGTATATTGCTGCGGGGGCAATGTTCCCTACGCTGTATGCAATCTTGCTCAGTGCAGCAGGGTTGTTCATCTGCATTGCAATTCCATATTATATCGGGCGATTTTCGGGTAGTGAGGCGGTAGGCAAACTGGTAAAAAAATACCCCAAAGCACAACAGCTATCGGATTATTCTGAGAAAAACGGTGTGTTTCTCTCTTATCTGCTTAGAGTGGTAAACATTCTGCCAGGCGATATTATAAGCATGTTGCTGGGTGCTTCGGGCATGGATTTTCGCACCTATGTGGTAGGCTCCATTTTAGGGCTTTTGCCTGTGATGATACCCGCGGTTTTGGTTGGCAAAAACCTTGAAAACCCCACCTCGATGCAGTTTATTTTGCCTTTTGCTGTTATGATTATTATTTCGCTTGCATCCACTGTTTTATATAACCGCTATAAAAAAAGAAATAGAAAGTAA
- a CDS encoding peptidylprolyl isomerase, translating into MNLIKKSAALVLALAISAAALTGCGAASKKQSYLTDSEGKPVQVENIAKIDGEDISLEEYRYYFLSSKAYFEQMFAGAASSSASGEETDIWANEEMLNSAKDQALEAIKFDRILRKYAKDNKIELTAEDKKKVDDNIKSAIEQAGGLEQYKKTLEEMFLNENLYRSVVESQILQSKVQEAMTSAGSRLAPSEDEVKTYFNENYLHAKHILISTQDITDEAEIAKKKETAEKALSRAKAGENFDALIKEYGEDPGMTSTPDGYYFPEGQMVTEFYEGTKALKDNEISGLVESSFGYHIIQRLPIAADYFDKNKDTVAPQIVAEKAGAKLNEEISALMEASVVEKTPEFEMINSKNLK; encoded by the coding sequence ATGAATTTAATTAAAAAATCTGCTGCTTTGGTGCTTGCGCTTGCAATCTCTGCTGCAGCACTTACCGGTTGCGGTGCTGCATCAAAAAAACAGAGTTACCTTACCGACAGCGAGGGCAAACCCGTTCAAGTAGAAAATATTGCAAAGATTGACGGCGAGGATATTTCTCTTGAAGAATACCGCTATTATTTCTTGTCATCAAAAGCATATTTTGAGCAGATGTTTGCAGGTGCGGCAAGTTCTTCGGCATCGGGTGAAGAAACCGACATTTGGGCAAATGAAGAAATGCTGAATTCTGCCAAAGACCAAGCCCTGGAAGCCATAAAATTTGACCGGATTCTGCGCAAATACGCAAAAGACAATAAAATTGAGCTGACTGCCGAAGATAAAAAGAAAGTTGACGACAACATCAAAAGCGCCATCGAACAAGCAGGCGGATTAGAACAATACAAAAAAACACTGGAAGAAATGTTCCTTAACGAGAACCTCTACCGCAGTGTTGTTGAGTCACAAATACTTCAATCCAAAGTGCAAGAGGCTATGACCTCTGCCGGCAGCCGTCTTGCGCCGTCTGAGGATGAAGTGAAAACCTATTTTAACGAGAATTATTTGCATGCAAAACACATCCTCATTTCAACACAGGACATCACCGATGAAGCAGAAATAGCAAAGAAAAAAGAAACTGCCGAAAAAGCACTGAGCCGTGCCAAAGCAGGTGAAAATTTTGATGCTTTGATAAAAGAATACGGTGAAGACCCCGGGATGACCAGCACCCCCGACGGCTACTATTTCCCTGAAGGGCAAATGGTTACCGAGTTTTACGAGGGTACAAAAGCACTGAAAGATAACGAAATTAGTGGTTTGGTCGAATCCAGCTTCGGTTATCACATCATTCAGCGCCTGCCCATTGCAGCCGATTACTTTGACAAAAACAAAGATACGGTTGCCCCGCAAATTGTTGCTGAAAAAGCCGGCGCAAAGTTGAATGAAGAAATTTCTGCTTTAATGGAAGCCAGTGTTGTGGAAAAAACCCCGGAGTTTGAAATGATTAATTCTAAAAACCTAAAATAA
- a CDS encoding BlaI/MecI/CopY family transcriptional regulator gives MTKISKSEMELMQIIWEHAAPITSGEILERLPLGRDWKNTTVLTFLSRLAEKGMVQVEKQGKANVYKALVSEKSYRGKETVSFLEDVHGGSVKSFMASLVDSNELTQQEIDELKDWLSKR, from the coding sequence ATGACGAAAATTTCTAAATCCGAGATGGAACTGATGCAAATTATTTGGGAACATGCCGCACCAATTACCAGTGGCGAGATTCTGGAGCGTCTGCCTTTGGGCAGGGACTGGAAAAACACCACAGTACTCACCTTTTTATCGCGCCTTGCAGAAAAAGGCATGGTGCAGGTAGAAAAACAAGGCAAGGCAAATGTTTACAAAGCTTTGGTGAGTGAGAAGAGCTATCGGGGGAAAGAAACAGTCAGCTTTTTGGAAGATGTACACGGCGGTTCTGTAAAAAGTTTTATGGCATCGCTGGTTGACTCCAACGAACTGACGCAACAAGAAATCGATGAGCTGAAAGATTGGCTGTCGAAGAGGTAA
- a CDS encoding Fur family transcriptional regulator, protein MKYSKQRELVLNTVIENPVHPTADFVYSHLRSANPNISLGTVYRNLNLLADHGLIHKIAIPNGSDRFDFRTDEHYHMICDCCGEVFDVELDSLKELDSEIEKSTGFVVRHHDLIINGLCNKCKHK, encoded by the coding sequence ATGAAATATTCAAAGCAGAGAGAACTTGTACTGAACACTGTCATAGAAAATCCAGTACATCCTACTGCCGATTTTGTGTACAGCCATCTCCGAAGCGCAAACCCAAACATCAGCCTTGGTACTGTATATCGCAATTTGAATCTGCTTGCCGATCATGGTCTCATTCATAAAATAGCGATCCCCAACGGCAGCGACCGTTTCGATTTTCGTACGGATGAACATTATCATATGATTTGCGACTGCTGCGGAGAGGTTTTTGATGTAGAACTGGATAGTTTGAAAGAGCTGGATTCTGAAATTGAAAAAAGCACAGGGTTTGTTGTCAGGCATCATGATCTCATTATCAATGGTTTATGTAATAAATGCAAACATAAATAA
- the rbr gene encoding rubrerythrin, translating to MMELKGSKTEANLLAAFAGESQARNKYTYYASKAKKEGFEQIAALFTETANNEKEHAEIWFKLAHGIGTTSENLKDAAAGENYEWTDMYKGFAETAKEEGFDKIAFLFEAVAKIEKEHEERYCALLANVENDTVFKKDEEIVWICLNCGHIHRGKTAPEKCPVCDHPKAYFAQRVKNY from the coding sequence ATTATGGAATTAAAAGGATCGAAAACCGAAGCGAATTTACTGGCTGCGTTTGCAGGCGAATCTCAAGCAAGAAACAAATACACCTATTATGCATCCAAAGCAAAAAAAGAAGGCTTTGAGCAGATTGCAGCGCTGTTTACCGAAACGGCAAACAATGAAAAAGAACATGCCGAAATATGGTTTAAACTGGCTCACGGGATCGGAACAACCTCTGAGAATCTGAAGGACGCTGCTGCGGGCGAGAATTATGAATGGACAGATATGTACAAAGGCTTTGCCGAAACCGCCAAAGAAGAAGGCTTTGATAAAATTGCATTTTTATTCGAAGCTGTTGCAAAAATTGAAAAAGAGCACGAAGAGAGATACTGTGCACTTCTTGCAAATGTTGAAAACGATACTGTATTTAAAAAAGACGAAGAGATCGTTTGGATTTGCTTAAACTGCGGACATATTCATCGCGGTAAAACTGCGCCTGAAAAATGCCCGGTGTGTGACCACCCCAAGGCTTACTTTGCACAAAGAGTGAAAAACTACTAA